The sequence ggctttggatttgctaagaAGCCAAGGACTCAACAACCATGTTCATTTCTTTCAACTGGACATATCAAACCCTAGTTCCATCACAACCTTTGCTTCCTGGTTCAAACACAATTTTCAAGCTTTGGATATCCTTGTAAGTTATTAatgcttccttcttttttatttaatcgaaaatgataaatatcacAGCAGTTGGTATCTCAGTTGATAAGTTGGACACATAAGATCTAAGCGAATTCATGGGCCCCACATGTCTCATATAATGCACCTGAAATTCTATGCGTACAACTCGGCATTGAGAACAGATCCAACAGCTGATATGAGAGATTTGTAAACTTTCAAAGTTACGTATATAGACATACACACAAATTCCCCAACATGTCATTTTCcttggaaaaagaaaacacacacatatatatagtcaaaataagttttgaattttgagaTCACTTATTTTATCAtactaaataaatatatatatatatatatatatgtatgtatatgtatgtatgtatgtatatgtatatattttgtaGGTAAACAATGCAGGTGTATCATTCAATGAGATCCATGAGAATTCAGTAGAGAATGCAGAATCTGTAATCAAAACCAATTTCTATGGTTCCAAAATGCTCACTCAGGCCCTCTTGCCCTTGTTTCGCCCATCTTCACCAATTTCTTTCAGCAGCTGTAGGATCCTTAATATCAGTTCAAGACTTGGATCAATCAATGtaagtatacatatatatacacatctataAATAATCGTATGCTTTACAATATTGCCTATATAtacgatttcacatgaatcatatgCGTCCATTTTAGTATTTGTGATAGTTGGAACAAAAAACACTTGAGATCTTTAGCATTTTTCgtaaaaaaagagagtatatttaacaaacaagaaTTATATTGTCTTGAATTTACTACATTTAGTAATGATTGGGTGGTAAtctagtggtgaatctctctatCGCCAAACTGTATGGACTTGGAAGATCCTGAGTTCGATTCACATGGAGAGCAAATACCCTTGTGACCATGCActgggttttgacccaacttaatCATCTCGTCGTCTAATAGAAAACTTATGTGTGTGTGGGCCTGACGGCCGGAGTTTAGACCTATATCGGATTATCAAATGaccgagtttagacccatatcggatgttcaaagggttgagtttaggctcatattagaagtccaaaagacaaacttataTGCTGTCGTTCTCggttgaaaaacaaataagaatcCTAAGTTTCTTGAATTTACTACATTTAGTAACAGTTCCATACATGCTTTGGTGAAATGCAGGAGTTAAGAAACCCTAAGCTAAAAGAGATGCTACAAAGTGAGAAGCTAACAATGGATGAAGTTGAAGGCATGGTGGGATTGTTTCTTGAGAATGTCAAGGATGGGACATGGAAGACTCAAGGATGGCCTGAAATATGGCCTGATTATGCTGTTTCAAAGATGGCACTCAATGGGTATTCTAGGGTTTTGGCTAAGCTTTACAAAGACAAGGGTTTATGTGTGAATTGCTTCTGCCCTGGATTTACTCAGACCTCCATGACCGGCGGCAAGGGCACTCACACCGCTGACGATGCTGCCGCGGTTGCTGCTGGCCTTGCCTTGATCCCTGCCAAGGACATGCAAACTGGAAGGTTTTATTTAGGTTTTCATCGGCCGGGAAAAAATATTACAAACTCTAAACTATGATAACCTTTTGTACTTGATTAAATATTTTGgagataattaatttatatacatacatacatacatatatatatatatttatatttatatatattctttttctattttgtgaGCTTAAATAACATTGTTATGTCTAGAAACTagagaaatttattttttgcttcGCTTCATACTAGAAGTAAATTCAGCAATTATGAGAGATTATATCCGATTCGAGTAGGCGAGACCACAAGTCTTTACAATGTTAAGTTTGGTGATGTTGAACGAGCTATCGAGTAACGAGGGGGCTCAATACTTTAAATCCTCCATTATTCGGGAGAAAAAGTGAAGTGCAAAATATAATAGGCCAAACCTAatttcaaactagtaacaaacgCGAGTAGGAAGAGAAAGTGATGGAAGGTGGCCCAAAAACTGTCACAGTTCGAAGACCACCTTATTTCTTTTAATCCATGGAGTCCAAATTGAAACAGTGAACATGATGAACCAAACTTTTTTCTTACCTTAATTTACCATAGGCAAAGAGGAAGGTCATTAATTCTTCAAGTAAGTTAGAGACAAAGCTAGAAATACACCAATTCATACCCTATTAGTTAAGAATACGATACCAAATTAAACAAGCTCCCTTACATTGTAAAAGCATGTGATCAATCATCTCAGGAGGTAAATGACAAAATGGACAGAGGTTAGCATTCACGACACCTAACCTGCTCACTTTAGGCCTTGTAGGGCATCTACAACTCATGCAGGCCCACGACCCATCAACAAGTATGACACCCTactgtttatatatagattATTCAGCACATTGATCTAACGGGATATTTGGTTGCTAATCCAATGAGTGTGAGTAAGAGGCGAGCTTGAAGCGAGTGTGAGGTGAGTATAagatgagtgtgagatgaacatTGTCATGTTTGTTATGAAATGAAGAGTAAGTATGAGTGttataattttaattgtacaatctccatactacccaatttttttacataaaaataagaataaattaatttattggttgtgattacttcttaataaggggtataatagtcttttgtgtatcaaactcattctcccttgtaAAGATTAGTCAATCTCACTATTTTAGTGAGCTTGGCTAATCTCCATAAGGAGGGAATGAGGGTGAGATGAGTTGGGGATTTTATCATCtcaaactcaaccaaacgagGGAATGAATAATTCTCACCCTCGACTAGTCTCATTCCCCTCTCAAAATGCTAACCAAATAACCCGTAAGTATAATTTCGgctaaaaaaaagttattgtcAAGAGAGGAGTTTTAGGTCCAACCCCCTCCTGTCTTACTCTTGTCTCAACTCCTTTACAACCGTTCATTTTAACACAAATCGTTAGGATGTTAATATATTAATACCCTTGGTAGTGCAACAAAAAGGAAGTGCCCTCCCATCCCATCTTTTTGGGGGTGAGATTTGAAAGATTCACTCAAGAGAGATGATGTGAAAAGGGGGACAAGGAAGAGGGAAATTATCAAAGGAGGGATCATTTTGATATTTCATgctttcaaaaaataaagataGGCGAAGTATTGAATTGACTTGAAGTTTTAGGGTGGTTAGTATCATTTATAAAATTAGAGGGGAAATTATCATTTTAAGAAACCTGAGGGGCGTTAATTTAATTTTACTTAAGTCGAAGAAGAAACCCTTATCGAGTCGATTCCCTTGAACCCAAAGCAACGCCTCTTCGCCTGGCCTTCTCTACCACCGCTTCTTCGCGACGATCCCGGCTTCCACCTCGAGAGGCTTCCTCAGGTATCTGTTAGTTGTTCATTGTATTTTTCGTCAAATTCAGTCCTTAAAGGTTGATACTTGATTTGTCCTCTTGCTCGAAATCTCCGAAAATGgtctaaaacataaaacatttcATGCTTATTACTGTCACGGTGGCTGCCGCATCGGTCAGTAAAACCCTTATTGAAAATTGATATGAAGATGCGTCGAAGCTTTGATTTGGTTACAACTctctgaaaattctgaaatatCTTGAAACGGTTTATCTGGGAAAATTGATATGGGGAGATGTGtggaatgtttgatttgatttacaACTTTGAATCATGTGAAAGCATCTTGAAATGATTGTTTCCGTACGAATCTTCTGGTTTTTTTAGGGTTTCGATATTAATCATTGCCTCATTAGTGGTTTCTCTGTTGCCTTGCCTTTTATTCTTCTGGCTCTTTTATGTTGTTTACGGGAACTATCTGCCTTGTTTATTCTCAGCAATTAGTGCTTTTAGTATGATTACCTTACTTCTATGTGAACAAGGTGAAAATccatttgttttgtttctcaGTAGCACCTTTAAtcgctaacttgctagttttagtaATGAACTTATGCAAAGAGGGcttttgttgatttattttcgGGGCGCTAATTACATCGATGCCCATCTATTAGTACTCTAGCATAGGACTTTAAGCAGGCAGTacataggatttttttttcttaagaaaATGGTTGTGAATGGCCTTGAACCAATTGTGTATGCAGGGGTTCGAGTAAAATTTACCATTATTTTTCTCATTCCAGTAAATCTATACCATTATTTTAACTATCAAAGACATGTATGATTGATACTGTTGATTTCTTGGTTTGTTTATTACtgcaaaatattttttcttttattcatgaaaaaaaCTTTCTTCCAGTCCTCTTTTGGAACTGTGACAGAACAAACTTATATTATCCCCTGCTTGACATTCCGTGTCATACATTTATTTCCCATTCCAGTTGTTTATGGAGTTTTTGGGTGCTTCTGCAAGTTAAAACTGAATGATGTTAATCTAGGCTACTTGCTTCAATTTTCTCAGAGAACAAGGGTATTGAATGAGAAGTAGGTTAAGGTTTGATCATGTTCCACAACTTTTTTATTATCTTGCCTATAGCTCACTCCTCAAGACTTCAACATGTTTTGCTCTAACATTTAATCCGTTTTTCACTGTCTAACCTGTTATTGCAAAATAAAGATAGACTAGTTATTGAAGACAAATTGCGGTGTGACAAACATTTTTATGGCTGCTGTCATTCTGAATCACTACATTTCCTTGTTGGTTCAACACTCATTAAGGAACGGTTTGcagattgtttttatttttggtgtgtttCTTGTCCTGtcatgttgttttttgtttgcaTGGCTGAAATTATGGTAGAAGACTATATTCACGAGTTTTATGGCTAAATGCAGATTTGGAGTAACTGAAGTTTATATACTTGGAGGTTTTGCTTTCAACATGGCAGGACTTTTGGGATTTAGCAGCCTTGCCCCAACGACCAAGAATATAGTGGTTGCAGGAGGTTTGACAGCATTTGTTTTTGGGGTCTATTACTACACCATGAGAGCTGTTGGGGGTACAGATGAACTTCAGGTAGCCATAGATAAGTTCGAGGGGCAGAAAGGCAAACGAGAAGATGAGGCAAGCTTATCATCCAAGTCTTAATcctgtctttctttctttattccCCCATTTTTGTTTCAGATGAAAGTTTTAATTATCATATCCCTAGTCTTGTAGTATTATCAGGAACAATGCAAAGAATAATTTGTCGTACGAGCAATCTACTTTCTTGATAACAGGTTTTGTTATATTTAGTCAGTATTGTTGGGAGATGAACTGTGTAAGTTCTCATGTATTTACACACCTGCTTTCGGAGGTATGAAAGACCTGATGGTCCTGATCCATGACATTTGCAGTTCATATTTGCTTAAGATATGTTTCTGGTTGGCTGTTGGAGGAACTCAGAATCAAGTTTATTTAATGTGCATCAAGAGAAAGACATTTTAGGGAAGAATTTTAAGCTCTTTTGAGAGCTTTGAATtacatatttgaaattgcaatcggatctattcattaaaatgaATCACTTTGGGCTTTCTTAgagtcttttttcttcttccgtTTGGTCTTAGACTTGGAAGATTGCTCATGTTCTGATGTTCATGTACCATAACAATGGGCTTGTTCTTCTGAGAGCTGCAACAAGTTGCTCTGGAAGACTCACCAACTCTCTTGTTCATTTTGAAATTCAATGCAAACTGATTGAACGATTTCTGGTAGTGAATAGGGATATGATAAAATGACATCGACCTTGGTTTTATTGTCCATATTAGATTCAAGAGATTCCAATTCATTGATGAATCCTATTATTTTCATGATATGATCATCTACCATAAATTTAAGTCCGTTATGGGCTAGAGGCTCGTACAATATTGTCTTCAAAAGGACTCGTCTTGAAAGTGGCTTTTTTGGTTGAGAAAGATTAGATATTTACTTATGAGCGATATTGTTGACTTAAGCCCGATTTAAGATACAAGTCTAAACGTTGTCTCGCATTGTTGGCTTACGTCCGATTTAAGATACGAGTCTTAACGTTGTCTCGCACTTGTAGAGGTCTTTTAGGAATTTTTGCTCTAATATCATGTTTAAAATTACTGTTTAGTAACTTGATTGCGAGAAATAAGAAGAggactttttttttcaagaaaggTTGgatggccttttttttttcaagaaaggTTAGAAGATcttctaaaaaaagaaaagaagaaaagttagAACATCTAATTGCATTAAtccaaaaaaaactaatatagtATTAGGGGTGTCCACGGTCGGTTTcacctatttttctttttttcggtttttgacataaatttaaccaatcaatcaatcagtTATTGACGGTTTGATtggtttttttgattatttggtcGGGCTTTACTAACTTAAGTTTAACAATAACCGATCAAACGATCGGTTTGATGATTGATTCAGTTTGACTCGGCATTTTTGTCAACCACATCATGTGGTCATTTTCCCTACTCAATGGATAGACAAAACCCAACAAACTAAACCTTTTGATACAAAAAAACACTGGAGCACTACATCCGACtttggaaataaaataaaaccaaaaaacaaaacaaacaaaatagagtTTGAGACTTCTAGTCTTCACATTAAGATAGGATTGAAACAACAAATTTAAATCTTCATATCCAAATCTATAAGATGGAGTTAAACATTCAGAATAGATGTAACAATTTAAGTCAACATCCAAGTAgatttaaaatcaaattcatatttGTATGTAGATCGAAAGAAAGATCtaccatcatcttcatcattatCAACTTCACAATCGACAAGACAAAGACTTTCTGagacagagagaaaatagaTCTATGTAGAAAAGAGGAGGGAGAAAGGCGAGAAAAGCTCGGAACCTTCCTCATCCCCTAGATATGGAGATTTGGCTTTGGAAAAGTTAGAGAGAATAGAGAGAGACGAAGAGACATAGACTTTTTGAGAAGATGAACTTCTTTAATTGAGAAAAAATATTTGACTCACAATGGTAATTATAGAATAAAACGACAAATATGTGAAGAACTTGTTAATCTTTTCCATAATTCCGAATGGAAGACCCAGTATGCAAGACAATGCCAGAGCTCGTCGCCTCCTTCGTTGACACATTCGTCGATTTCTCTGTCGGTGGCATCTTCTTGCCCCCTTCAAACCCCAACCTTACCCCTAATTCGGCTTCCCAAGTTAGCTTTCCCACTGATCCTTCGCCTGCACCCCAACCGTTGCAGACCCGCTACCCAGCCCCGGACCGTCTGATCGCTATCGGCGATCTGCACGGTGATTTAGAGAAATCCAAGCAGGCATTTCGCCTTGCCGGATTGATTGACGGGTCTGATCGATGGACTGGTGGGTCAGCAGCAGTGGTCCAGGTCGGCGATGTGTTCGATCGTGGCGGCGAGGAGCTCAAG is a genomic window of Tripterygium wilfordii isolate XIE 37 chromosome 16, ASM1340144v1, whole genome shotgun sequence containing:
- the LOC119980214 gene encoding (+)-neomenthol dehydrogenase, with the translated sequence MEVKGQEILLSSPPLSTRRWWSSETVAVVTGANKGIGFAMVKRFAELGLSVVLSARDKERGHRALDLLRSQGLNNHVHFFQLDISNPSSITTFASWFKHNFQALDILVNNAGVSFNEIHENSVENAESVIKTNFYGSKMLTQALLPLFRPSSPISFSSCRILNISSRLGSINELRNPKLKEMLQSEKLTMDEVEGMVGLFLENVKDGTWKTQGWPEIWPDYAVSKMALNGYSRVLAKLYKDKGLCVNCFCPGFTQTSMTGGKGTHTADDAAAVAAGLALIPAKDMQTGRFYLGFHRPGKNITNSKL